One Notolabrus celidotus isolate fNotCel1 chromosome 16, fNotCel1.pri, whole genome shotgun sequence DNA window includes the following coding sequences:
- the nup153 gene encoding nuclear pore complex protein Nup153 isoform X3, translated as MTAIRRRNTDRHLDERAMAATGGGKIRSRRYHIASKPYAKNKQQQQSGLISRVTDTVKSIVPSWLQKYFKNGDEGGGAVQGSDQNCELPPPPNGSEEGTPPIDGRDSPEPSTSNTEPSTSRASLNFQEYVLSRPPLSRSHLHFPTLDASSPILGASSSLFSQPSTSTAPGPFSTGFSLVKEIKDNLSQHEDDNISTTSGFSSRASDKETDRTNSGSHPAQSSLKRPAFNLSVFGTSSNTSFNNTVLNSSQLGDSPFYPGKTTYGGAAAARSTRARPGTPYQAPVRRQIKAKPAGAQPCGVTSATARRILQSLERMSSPLADARRIPSAASSPLSSIMDGTNLDVSHFHSKKKRMDSTLPPVQKLVVPVAAPVSGNRSVSFRPTLTPGGVSRTVDRTPRETPTRQSPQLPEATPGPSQSTKDFGGLSYPLSSTPASTSVSSGGGKMKRERTTARPSSKRPEEDEVAEIPDLPTISLPISTSALPTFSFTSPLPPPTTPTPTPIPISNAINVTPVTPAKETNKEPQTASTPPCVPFTFSSPIVKATAVSPPSFSPSAGFTFSAPVAKVGPAMSNGKLSTTIAAAAKPAMSKSTEDFEGPFKPAKTLKQGSVLDLLKAPGFASPVARTSPNPDDAPQQNSTPSIAPLSSFSSTNTTTSSSSLPPSIGLGDLIKSSPGWSCDVCLVQNKPSVTKCACCMAPQPFSSSSKSIDSQPSTASLVGLESSSTNATSTTTTTTGFGSMFSKPAGTWDCDTCLVSNKSDAVKCVACDSAKPGTGLKPSLTLPSAFSAVKTVSSPSAPVTTGFLGFGDKFKKPEGAWECDTCLVENKAENTKCLACNSAKPGASTGSSAEASSLVSTAPVFELGDAFKKPEGSWDCDVCLIQNKAVDVKCVACQTAKPGAKVEPKGFGSSAAAASGSSTFGSSTSGGFKFGTSDSASVSITGGLKFGTSDSTSGSGSGGFKFGGSFSESSSSSGGFKFGSSTSETTSKDTAAASGFKFGSSSEGFQFGTASGDDKKSDPEPAAGWSKFGTSGGIVFGTGSSNTESNSSKGGFTFGLSKPEEKTSDTTTSSSVSFTPPVSSQEKGDIVASSNTTSTDTNSSTTATTTGSVFGGFGDTSLATTPQGGSTFGSLQVDKPPAAPTFTFGKPEEKKEAAASAPSAFVFGAASKDADAAPASASTGGFSFSKPSAPTQEPPTAFSFGKPADKSETGTAEAPQPSFTFGQSASDSSSAAAKPAFSFMVNNPTNSTDSTTLSSSTPTPSLFGTSTTTTTTSSSSSSTQAPAPSAAFLFGQPAAASTDGPPAKAPFVFGQGQDSQSAAPSSASLNSAPAPASASPFIFGAPAAAGSAPAPAAAAAAAAAAAAPAPSFSFGAAAPSADSSSAPSAAPSQFVFSPTPSAAFGANQTPSFGSTFGSPFPGTPSQSPAFGAKPNSTPVFGQQANSTPVFGANTNSAPGGGFQFGGASAFGATNNTSGVFTFGAGSAASPAPPANPSAAPGGGFNFAQQPAFNIGPATSFVASPAGQQAIAGRKIKTAVRRRK; from the exons ATGACAGCTATCCGGCGCCGAAACACCGATAGACACTTAGACGAAAGAGCCATGGCGGCCACGGGTGGAGGGAAAATTAGAAGCAGGAGATATCATATCGCCTCTAAACCTTACGCCAAGAACAAACAg CAGCAACAGTCAGGCCTCATAAGTCGAGTGACAGACACAGTAAAGAGCATCGTTCCCTCCTGGCTacagaaatactttaaaaatggagatgaaggaggagggGCTGTACAGGGGTCAGATCAGAACTGTGAGCTGCCTCCACCTCCTAATGGCAGCGAAGAGGGAACTCCTCCCATTGACGGACGGGACTCCCCAGAACCAAGCACCAGTAACACAG AGCCCTCAACCAGCCGGGCATCCCTGAACTTTCAGGAATATGTGCTTTCGCGACCCCCTTTAAGTCGCTCCCATCTTCATTTCCCCACTCTGGATGCCTCCTCCCCCATCCTGGGGGCTTCCAGCAGCCTCTTTTCCCAGCCCTCCACATCCACAGCCCCTGGACCCTTTTCCACAGGCTTCTCCTTGGTCAAAGAAATCAAGGACAACCTCTCACAGCATGAAGATGATAACATCTCCACCACTAGCGGCTTCTCCTCCCGCGCCTCAGACAAAG agacagacagaacaaactctGGGTCTCATCCTGCCCAGTCCAGTCTGAAAAGGCCTGCCTTCAACCTGTCTGTATTTGGAACTTCATCCAAT ACATCATTCAACAACACAGTGTTAAACTCCAGCCAGCTTGGAGATTCACCCTTTTATCCCGGGAAAACAACGTATGGTGGGGCTGCTGCAGCCAGGAGCACTCGCGCGCGTCCTGGGACACCATACCAG GCCCCGGTGAGGAGACAGATCAAGGCAAAGCCTGCAGGTGCTCAGCCCTGTGGAGTGACCAGCGCCACAGCCAGACGCATCTTGCAGTCTTTAGAACGCATGTCGAGCCCACTGGCT GATGCCAGGAGAATCCCTTCAGCGGCATCATCCCCCCTCTCATCT ATTATGGATGGTACAAATCTAGATGTGTCACATTTCCACTCGAAAAAGAAACGG ATGGATTCCACCCTACCACCAGTGCAGAAGCTGGTGGTTCCTGTTGCAGCACCGGTTTCAGGAAACCGCTCCGTGTCCTTCAGACCTACTTTGACTCCTGGAGGAGTGAGCAGAACTGTGGACAGAACCCCAAGGGAAACG CCAACAAGACAATCACCACAACTACCTGAAGCAACCCCAGGTCCATCTCAAAG CACAAAGGATTTCGGTGGGCTTTCCTATCCTCTGTCCAGCACGCCTGCTTCCACCAGTGTGAGCTCAGGAGGGGgcaagatgaaaagagagaggacgACTGCAAGGCCTTCCTCTAAACGCCCTGAAGAGGACGAG GTGGCTGAGATTCCAGACCTTCCAACAATTTCACTCCCAATCAGCACCTCCGCTTTGCCCACCTTCAGCTTTACCTCCCCACTTCCACCTCCCACCACACCTACACCCACACCCATACCCATCAGCAACGCCATTAACGTCACGCCTGTCACTCCTGCTAAGGAAACAAATAAG GAGCCACAGACGGCCTCTACACCTCCATGTGTACCTTTTACATTTTCCTCCCCTATCGTCAAAGCAACTGCTGTTAGTCCTCCATCATTTTCTCCCTCA GCTGGATTCACTTTTAGTGCACCTGTAGCAAAGGTAGGACCTGCCATGTCCAATGGGAAGCTGTCCACAACGATAGCAGCAGCAG CCAAGCCAGCGATGAGCAAAAGCACAGAAGATTTTGAAGGACCTTTCAAACCAGCCAAAACTCTGAAGCAGGGCAGCGTACTGGATCTTCTCAAAGCACCTG GCTTTGCCTCTCCTGTTGCTCGGACTTCCCCAAACCCGGACGACGCTCCTCAGCAGAACTCCACACCGTCTATTGCCCccctttcctctttttcctccaccaacacgaccacctcctcctcctcccttcctccttcaATAGGGCTTGGGGATTTGATTAAATCCTCACCAGGCTGGAGCTGTGATGTCTGCTTGGTGCAGAACAAGCCCTCAGTCACAAAGTGTGCTTGCTGTATGGCCCCACAGCCCTTTTCCTCTTCATCCAAATCTATAGACTCTCAACCATCAACAGCCAGTTTGGTGGGGCTAGAGAGTAGCAGCACGAATGCGACCTCTACCACTACCACAACCACAGGCTTTGGCTCAATGTTCTCCAAACCTGCAGGAACTTGGGACTGCGATACGTGTCTCGTCAGTAACAAATCTGATGCAGTAAAGTGTGTGGCCTGTGATTCGGCCAAACCTGGGACAGGGCTAAAACCCTCCTTGACTCTTCCTTCTGCCTTCTCTGCTGTTAAGACTGTATCCAGCCCCTCAGCCCCTGTTACTACAGGCTTTCTCGGATTTGGAGACAAGTTCAAAAAGCCTGAGGGTGCGTGGGAATGTGACACTTGTTTAGTAGAAAACAAGGCAGAGAACACAAAGTGTTTGGCCTGCAACAGCGCCAAACCAG GAGCATCCACAGGATCTTCAGCGGAAGCCTCTTCTTTAGTCAGCACTGCTCCAGTGTTTGAGCTGGGAGATGCATTTAAGAAGCCAGAGGGCTCCTGGGATTGTGATGTCTGTCTTATACAGAACAAGGCTGTTGATGTAAAGTGTGTTGCTTGCCAAACAGCCAAACCTGGAGCAAAGGTGGAGCCCAAAG GTTTTGGCTCATCAGCTGCTGCGGCTTCAGGCTCTTCTACTTTTGGCTCTTCTACTTCTGGAGGTTTCAAGTTTGGCACATCAGACAGCGCCTCAGTGTCCATAACTGGAGGTTTGAAGTTTGGCACATCAGACAGCACCTCAGGGTCCGGATCCGGCGGTTTCAAATTTGGAGGCTCATTTTCTgagtcctcttcatcatcaggtGGATTCAAATTTGGAAGCTCCACATCAGAAACCACTTCTAAAGACACTGCTGCTGCATCAGGGTTCAAATTTGGCAGCTCATCTGAGGGCTTTCAATTCGGGACTGCCTCTGGTGATGACAAAAAGTCAGACCCGGAACCTGCGGCAGGTTGGTCCAAGTTTGGAACCAGCGGTGGGATCGTGTTCGGAACTGGATCATCTAACACAGAAAGTAACTCCTCCAAGGGTGGATTCACTTTTGGACTGTCAAAACCAGAAGAGAAGACATCAGACACCACCACCTCATCCTCTGTTAGTTTCActcctcctgtttcctctcaAGAAAAGGGTGACATTGTGGCCTCATCAAACACCACATCAACAGATACCAATTCATCTACAACCGCTACTACAACTGGCTCCGTCTTTGGGGGATTTGGTGACACCAGTTTGGCAACCACACCACAAGGGGGCTCCACATTTGGCTCCTTACAGGTGGACAAACCTCCTGCTGCTCCCACGTTTACCTTCGGGAAgccagaggagaagaaggaagcTGCTGCCTCGGCTCCCTCTGCCTTCGTCTTTGGTGCTGCGAGTAAAGATGCAGATGCTGCACCAGCATCGGCCTCTACAGGAGGCTTCTCCTTCAGCAAGCCTAGTGCTCCAACACAGGAACCTCCAACTGCATTTTCTTTTGGAAAGCCCGCAGACAAGAGTGAAACTGGTACTGCAGAAGCCCCGCAGCCCTCTTTTACCTTTGGACAAAGTGCTTCAG attcttcttctgctgcagcaAAACCAGCATTTTCCTTTATGGTTAATAATCCCACCAACAGCACTGACTCCACCACTTTGTCCTCCTCCACCCCTACACCAAGTCTGTTCGgtacctccaccaccaccaccacaaccagcagcagcagcagctccactcaggctccagctccttcagcagctttCCTGTTTGGTCAGCCTGCCGCAGCCTCCACTGACGGTCCTCCGGCTAAAGCACCCTTTGTTTTTGGCCAGGGTCAGGACAGCCAGTCGGCAGCACCGTCCTCTGCATCTCTCAACTCTGCTCCAGCTCCTGCCTCGGCTTCGCCTTTCATCTTtggtgctcctgctgctgctggctctgctcctgctcctgctgctgctgctgctgctgctgctgctgctgctgctccagctcCATCCTTCAGTTTTGGAGCTGCAGCGCCCTCTGCTGACTCATCCTCAG CTCCATCAGCAGCCCCCTCACAATTTGTATTCAGCCCGACCCCCTCTGCTGCATTCGGGGCTAACCAGACCCCTTCATTTGGCTCAACCTTTGGATCCCCTTTCCCAGGAACACCCTCACAGTCCCCTGCTTTCGGAGCCAAGCCCAACTCTACCCCTGTTTTTGGACAGCAGGCCAACTCTACGCCTGTATTTGGGGCAAATACAAATTCTGCACCAG GTGGAGGCTTTCAGTTTGGAGGAGCCAGTGCATTTGGAGCCACAAACAACACCTCAGGTGTGTTTACCTTTGGAGCAGGATCAGCTGCCTCTCCTGCCCCCCCTGCCAACCCGTCAGCAGCACCCGGAGGAGGATTCAACTTTGCACAACAGCCTGCGTTTAATATCGG GCCAGCCACATCCTTCGTGGCCTCTCCTGCTGGACAGCAAGCAATTGCTGGGCGCAAGATCAAGACAGCGGTGCGGCGCAGGAAGTAG